Proteins encoded by one window of Grus americana isolate bGruAme1 chromosome 7, bGruAme1.mat, whole genome shotgun sequence:
- the LOC129208810 gene encoding uncharacterized protein LOC129208810, whose protein sequence is MQTSGCTGGGRPRALVHQGCTCLGAWGGSIPRPVFPEQHQQHDPAPPGAAWDGRPWERPPPPMGKVRGKGQAALWKAAMERMVPARLCGIAVLLGAALLLPAPRGTQALSNARENDPAAEMDLAKEITQGVPATELPEEGEISKEVEPVFSGGAWAPRGPHQAQVGPEEDRDHLHHPQDDAREADARGPPRMLSLEVQSGPEEDRDHLHHS, encoded by the exons ATGCAAACATctgggtgcacggggggggGACGACCGCGTGCCCTGGTGCATCAGGGTTGCACGTGTCTGGGAGCATGGGGGGGGTCAATCCCACGCCCCGTTTTCCctgagcagcaccagcagcacgaCCCGGCACCGCCCGGCGCTGCGTGGGACGGGCGGCCCTGGGAGCGGCCACCCCCGCCCATGGGCAAAGTGCGGGGCAAGGGCCAGGCGGCCCTGTGGAAGGCGGCCATGGAGCG CATGGTGCCGGCACGGCTCTGCGGCATCGCCGTCCTGCTGGGcgctgccctcctcctgcctgcacccagggGCACCCAG GCTCTGAGCAACGCCAGGGAGAACGACCCAGCCGCAGAGATGGATTTGGCCAAGGAAAT CACCCAGGGCGTACCAGCCACAGAGCTGCCGGAGGAGGGCGAGATCTCCAAAGAGGTGGAACCGGTCTTCTCTGGTGGCGCCTGGGCTCCACGCGGCCCCCACCAAGCCCAGGTGGGACCGGAGGAGGATCGTGACCACCTCCACCACCCCCAGGATGATGCCAGGGAGGCCGATGCCCGTGGGCCACCCCGGATGCTGTCCCTGGAAGTGCAGAGCGGCCCGGAGGAGGACCGcgaccatctccaccacagctGA